One Chryseobacterium sp. StRB126 genomic region harbors:
- a CDS encoding phage tail protein: MKNLLFVCALLICSVLSPALKAQGSEPFLGQIAFVPYNFAPNGWAECNGQLMSIAQNQALFSLLGTTYGGDGITTFALPDMRGRVLVHNGQAPGGPTNYTIGQTGGTESVALTVAQMPAHNHTVNAVTAEGNQNVPTGNLPANTKILDKEYSDAATDTTMKNTMLNNTGGSQPHENRQPFLTLKCIIALNGIFPSHP; the protein is encoded by the coding sequence ATGAAAAATTTACTTTTCGTTTGTGCACTGCTCATCTGCAGTGTACTTTCCCCTGCATTAAAGGCTCAAGGATCAGAACCTTTTCTGGGACAAATTGCATTCGTACCCTATAATTTTGCCCCAAATGGTTGGGCCGAATGTAACGGACAATTGATGTCTATTGCGCAAAACCAAGCTCTTTTTTCATTATTGGGAACTACTTACGGTGGAGATGGGATTACTACATTCGCATTACCCGATATGAGAGGCAGGGTACTTGTTCATAATGGACAGGCTCCTGGAGGACCTACCAATTATACCATTGGGCAAACCGGCGGGACTGAGAGTGTAGCTTTAACTGTAGCACAAATGCCAGCTCACAATCATACGGTAAATGCTGTCACAGCTGAAGGAAATCAAAATGTTCCCACAGGAAATCTTCCCGCCAACACGAAGATTCTTGACAAAGAATATTCAGATGCAGCAACAGATACTACCATGAAAAACACAATGCTGAACAACACAGGAGGCAGCCAGCCTCATGAAAACAGGCAGCCATTTCTTACATTAAAATGTATTATTGCATTAAACGGTATTTTCCCTTCACATCCCTAA
- a CDS encoding T9SS type A sorting domain-containing protein, giving the protein MKYLYLLCLVSVGSASAQTINFSGCYNLFENQNFIFNKTGVDAFNKNIYITTPINDQQPCGGLGNCEFKIQWNNALTRWEFLGDEGNGTFTAPYLIYYNSTGNNSLPIPPGNTAGTWIENTVVTNGNCNGNLTTGNSTMTGDVQGPALGIQEVSKDKIQIFPNPVSDFIQISGISDGQVMQIYNIDGRLLRSEVFNSKVNVSQLTSGVYILKITTRGMQFFEFKFVKK; this is encoded by the coding sequence ATGAAATACCTTTACTTACTATGTCTGGTTTCTGTGGGCTCAGCTTCAGCCCAGACGATTAACTTTAGCGGATGTTATAATCTATTTGAAAATCAGAATTTTATTTTCAATAAAACAGGCGTAGATGCTTTTAATAAAAACATTTATATAACAACTCCGATTAATGATCAGCAGCCTTGTGGTGGATTGGGAAACTGTGAATTTAAAATTCAGTGGAATAACGCGCTTACAAGATGGGAATTTCTTGGTGATGAAGGAAACGGAACTTTTACCGCTCCTTATTTAATTTATTACAATTCAACAGGAAATAATTCCCTTCCTATACCTCCTGGTAATACTGCTGGAACCTGGATTGAAAATACAGTCGTAACAAACGGAAACTGTAATGGAAATCTTACAACCGGCAATTCTACAATGACCGGTGACGTACAGGGTCCCGCACTTGGAATACAAGAAGTTTCTAAAGATAAAATTCAAATTTTCCCTAATCCTGTTTCAGATTTTATCCAAATTTCAGGTATTAGTGACGGACAAGTGATGCAGATTTACAATATTGACGGAAGACTTTTAAGGTCTGAAGTATTTAATTCAAAAGTTAATGTTTCACAGCTTACATCAGGTGTTTATATATTAAAAATAACAACCAGGGGAATGCAGTTTTTTGAATTTAAATTTGTGAAAAAATAA
- the guaB gene encoding IMP dehydrogenase produces MSIHNKIVETAITFDDVLLVPSYSEVLPNQVSLKSRLTDKITLNVPIVSAAMDTVTEADLAIALARVGGLGFIHKNMTIAEQAAQVNRVKRSENGMISDPVTLSKDHTLGEARELMAKYKISGLPVVDANNVLIGIITNRDVKYQENLGAKVEEIMTKDNLITSDKNTNLEKAKEILLKNRVEKLPIVDAENKLVGLITIKDIDNQLEYPNANKDQNGRLIVGAGVGVGEDTLERIEALVKAGVDIIGIDSAHGHSIGVLNKIKEIRQVYPDLDIVGGNIVTAEAAKDLIEAGANVLKVGVGPGSICTTRVVAGVGVPQLSAIYNVYEYAQTKNIAVIADGGIKLSGDIVKAIASGAGAVMLGSLLAGTDEAPGEEIIFQGRKFKTYQGMGSLSAMKRGGKERYFQSEAKKFVPEGIEGRVPSKGKLEEVIFQLVGGLRAGMGYCGAKDIETLQRDSKLVMITGSGLKESHPHDVIITQEAPNYSL; encoded by the coding sequence ATGTCTATTCATAACAAAATTGTAGAGACAGCCATCACTTTCGATGACGTTCTTCTAGTCCCTTCTTATTCAGAAGTTTTACCTAACCAGGTTTCATTAAAATCAAGACTTACCGACAAAATCACGCTGAATGTTCCGATAGTTTCCGCTGCAATGGACACTGTTACAGAGGCAGATTTGGCAATTGCATTGGCTAGAGTTGGTGGTTTAGGTTTCATTCATAAAAATATGACGATCGCAGAACAGGCTGCACAAGTAAACAGAGTAAAACGTTCTGAAAACGGAATGATCTCTGATCCTGTAACGCTTTCAAAAGATCATACTTTAGGTGAAGCTAGAGAATTAATGGCTAAATATAAAATATCTGGCCTTCCCGTGGTTGATGCAAATAATGTATTAATCGGAATTATCACAAACAGAGACGTAAAATATCAGGAAAACCTTGGTGCAAAGGTTGAAGAGATCATGACTAAAGATAACCTGATCACTTCTGATAAAAATACCAATCTTGAGAAAGCAAAAGAAATTCTTCTTAAAAACAGAGTTGAAAAACTTCCTATTGTAGATGCTGAAAATAAATTGGTTGGTTTAATTACCATTAAAGATATTGATAATCAGCTTGAATATCCAAATGCAAACAAAGATCAAAACGGTAGGTTAATCGTTGGTGCAGGTGTTGGAGTTGGTGAAGATACATTGGAAAGAATCGAAGCTCTTGTAAAAGCGGGTGTTGATATCATTGGTATTGATTCTGCTCACGGACATTCTATTGGAGTTTTAAATAAGATTAAAGAAATCAGACAAGTATATCCGGATTTGGATATCGTTGGTGGTAATATCGTAACAGCTGAAGCTGCAAAAGATCTTATAGAAGCTGGTGCAAACGTTCTGAAAGTAGGTGTTGGCCCTGGTTCTATTTGTACAACCAGAGTAGTTGCTGGAGTTGGGGTTCCTCAATTATCTGCGATCTATAATGTTTACGAATATGCTCAGACTAAAAATATCGCAGTAATTGCTGACGGAGGTATTAAATTATCAGGAGATATCGTAAAAGCAATTGCTAGTGGAGCAGGAGCAGTGATGTTAGGATCACTTTTAGCAGGAACTGATGAAGCTCCGGGTGAAGAAATCATTTTCCAAGGTAGAAAATTCAAAACATACCAAGGAATGGGAAGCCTTTCTGCTATGAAGAGAGGAGGAAAAGAAAGATATTTCCAAAGTGAGGCTAAAAAATTCGTTCCGGAAGGAATTGAAGGAAGAGTTCCAAGTAAAGGTAAATTGGAAGAAGTTATTTTCCAGTTAGTTGGAGGATTAAGAGCAGGAATGGGATATTGTGGAGCTAAAGATATTGAAACTTTACAGAGAGATTCCAAATTGGTAATGATTACAGGAAGCGGATTGAAAGAATCACACCCACACGATGTGATTATCACTCAGGAAGCTCCTAATTATTCTTTATAA
- a CDS encoding DUF4252 domain-containing protein, with product MKTLRIIFFPFLVISTLQSCIVSEKPNMDFFSSTSYNFKDAKFTSFNVPLLLAKPYIKKALREDGESEELISLIKKVSKIKVLTVENGSKEMLNDYAKFLNNNHYEDWATIKHNGENVNLRVKQKGEAIKNMLITVNSDKELVFVDVKGSFTPDDISKMINAVSDK from the coding sequence ATGAAAACGCTCAGAATTATTTTCTTTCCATTTTTGGTAATAAGTACCCTTCAGTCCTGTATTGTTTCTGAAAAACCCAACATGGATTTCTTTTCAAGTACCAGTTATAATTTTAAGGATGCCAAGTTTACAAGTTTTAATGTACCACTATTGCTTGCCAAACCATATATCAAGAAGGCTTTAAGAGAAGATGGAGAAAGTGAAGAACTTATCAGCCTTATCAAAAAGGTTTCGAAAATAAAGGTTCTTACCGTAGAAAACGGCAGCAAAGAAATGCTGAATGATTATGCTAAGTTTTTGAATAATAATCACTACGAAGACTGGGCTACCATAAAACATAATGGAGAAAATGTAAATCTGCGGGTAAAACAAAAGGGTGAAGCTATTAAAAACATGCTGATTACGGTAAATTCAGATAAGGAATTGGTATTTGTGGATGTAAAAGGAAGCTTTACTCCTGACGATATTTCAAAAATGATTAATGCTGTTTCAGATAAATAG
- a CDS encoding DUF4252 domain-containing protein, with protein sequence MKKLFIIFALAFSHFFNVYGQKDKFDQLFDKYQDVEGVTSIKIAKPMFGMLSSLNIDDSQLDQIKPLLSKINGLKILITENPEKGNTAEGRKVQTSMSQLSKDISSYLKNLNYSEIMSVNNAGAKVKFLSAEAKNGILDDLLLSIDGGSGESIFVMLDGKLSMDDVSKIINSSETKKNPISNTRNNITSDNNSSYLNGEARNVGDFSGIQVSTGVNVIFKQEKPTSIKVIADSDKLEYIITKVENGVLRIYIDNKGVRNLRFKNLSVNVSSPRMESIDVSSGSNLTIVNSIQEKNMKIDASSGSNITGDFKISNAANISVSSGSNIRAGITAGNIGIKSSSGSNISLSGKADSGTIDISSGALCKADDLKFTYLETEATSGGNLTVSVSDKLKVRASSGGSVRYRGRPEIDANISKTSGGLLRPID encoded by the coding sequence ATGAAAAAACTATTCATAATATTCGCTCTTGCTTTTTCCCATTTCTTTAACGTGTATGGGCAAAAAGATAAATTTGACCAGCTTTTTGATAAATATCAGGATGTAGAGGGAGTAACCTCTATTAAAATTGCAAAACCGATGTTCGGGATGCTCAGCAGTCTTAATATTGATGACTCTCAGCTGGATCAGATTAAACCGTTATTATCAAAAATTAACGGCCTCAAGATTTTGATTACTGAAAACCCGGAAAAAGGAAATACTGCTGAAGGGCGTAAGGTTCAGACTAGTATGTCCCAGCTAAGTAAGGATATTTCTTCCTATTTAAAAAATCTGAACTACAGCGAGATTATGTCCGTGAATAATGCGGGAGCTAAAGTGAAATTTCTTTCTGCAGAAGCTAAGAATGGTATTCTGGATGATCTGTTGCTTAGTATTGACGGCGGAAGTGGGGAAAGTATTTTTGTAATGCTGGACGGAAAACTGTCTATGGATGATGTAAGTAAAATTATTAACTCCAGTGAAACTAAGAAGAACCCAATTTCCAATACAAGAAATAATATTACATCAGATAATAATTCGTCTTACCTCAATGGAGAGGCCAGAAACGTAGGCGATTTTTCAGGGATTCAAGTGAGTACAGGAGTAAACGTAATTTTTAAACAAGAAAAACCAACCAGTATAAAAGTGATCGCTGATTCAGATAAGCTAGAGTATATCATTACAAAGGTGGAAAATGGCGTTTTGAGAATTTATATTGATAATAAAGGAGTAAGAAATCTGAGATTTAAAAATTTAAGTGTTAATGTATCTTCTCCAAGAATGGAAAGTATTGATGTCTCATCGGGTTCTAACCTTACCATCGTCAATTCTATTCAGGAGAAAAATATGAAAATTGATGCCTCATCCGGATCCAATATTACCGGAGATTTCAAAATTTCAAATGCTGCAAACATTTCAGTATCTTCAGGATCAAACATCAGAGCAGGAATTACAGCCGGTAATATTGGGATTAAAAGTTCAAGCGGTTCTAATATCAGTTTGAGTGGAAAAGCTGATTCAGGAACCATTGATATCAGCAGTGGAGCACTATGTAAAGCTGACGATCTGAAATTTACTTACCTTGAGACGGAAGCCACTTCCGGAGGAAATCTTACGGTAAGTGTTTCAGATAAATTGAAAGTGAGAGCATCATCAGGAGGATCTGTTAGGTATAGAGGAAGACCGGAGATAGATGCTAATATTAGTAAAACATCAGGAGGGTTGTTAAGACCAATTGATTAA
- a CDS encoding RNA polymerase sigma factor, whose protein sequence is MTQETFKNTVFILKDEMYRFAKRFVMSSDEAEDVVQEIMMKFWQKRDELEQFGNLKSYALKSVRNECLNRLKHHDVKIGFADMQLHRSELYSMEVDNLKEYIIGFINQLPEKQKLVIHLKDVEEYDVSEISEMLEMEENAVRVNLMRARQKVKEQISQLMSYEKRSITR, encoded by the coding sequence ATGACCCAAGAAACTTTCAAGAATACGGTGTTTATTCTCAAAGACGAGATGTATCGTTTTGCGAAGCGATTCGTCATGAGTAGTGATGAGGCAGAAGATGTAGTGCAGGAAATCATGATGAAGTTCTGGCAGAAGAGGGATGAATTGGAGCAGTTTGGGAATTTAAAATCCTATGCGCTGAAGTCTGTCCGGAACGAATGCCTGAACCGCCTGAAGCATCACGATGTGAAGATAGGCTTTGCGGATATGCAGCTTCACCGATCGGAACTTTACAGTATGGAAGTTGATAACCTTAAAGAATATATTATAGGATTTATTAATCAACTCCCCGAAAAGCAGAAGCTGGTGATCCACTTGAAAGATGTAGAAGAGTACGATGTTTCCGAAATTTCTGAAATGCTGGAAATGGAGGAAAATGCAGTAAGGGTAAACCTTATGCGGGCAAGACAAAAAGTAAAAGAACAAATCTCACAACTGATGAGCTATGAAAAAAGATCAATTACAAGATAA
- a CDS encoding DUF6705 family protein — protein MKNIFFITILFVGIFCKAQTYPLTETQVPAGAYISDTQNNLPPFEGDWAGIWAGKTFLINFKKITNIHDNHCNCNRDYLIGKFQVKDISGNILFNNMNLPDNAAKIEGIKIFPNGKYLLTYVDADLCLKSGRVSIEFTNTTKTEMKFKFMETSQLIDSECFYHGKPIDQRPEPLPKEIILNKH, from the coding sequence ATGAAAAATATATTTTTTATCACCATACTTTTTGTGGGAATATTTTGTAAAGCTCAAACATATCCATTAACTGAAACTCAAGTTCCCGCAGGAGCTTATATCTCAGATACTCAAAATAACCTCCCACCATTTGAAGGAGACTGGGCCGGAATTTGGGCCGGGAAAACTTTTTTAATTAACTTTAAGAAAATAACTAATATACACGATAATCATTGTAATTGCAACAGAGATTATTTAATTGGAAAATTTCAAGTGAAAGATATTTCAGGAAATATTTTATTCAATAACATGAATCTTCCTGACAATGCAGCTAAAATTGAAGGTATTAAAATTTTTCCTAATGGTAAATATCTATTAACTTATGTGGATGCCGATCTTTGTCTTAAAAGTGGTAGGGTTTCCATAGAATTTACTAATACTACAAAAACTGAAATGAAATTTAAATTTATGGAAACGAGTCAACTTATAGATTCAGAATGTTTTTATCACGGAAAACCTATTGACCAGAGACCAGAGCCATTGCCTAAGGAAATTATTTTAAATAAACACTAA